The Streptomyces luteogriseus genome includes a window with the following:
- a CDS encoding polyamine ABC transporter substrate-binding protein, translating to MEQYEPDRLSAAQVAAVRRSFRNGRAALTRRSLLRASAGGALAAGGLGTLSACGIPAAGQSKGGVPAEDHSAKEKTVNFSNWTEYMDVDDSEKHHPTLDQFARRTGIKVKYTEDINDNNEFFGKIKPQLAAGQDTGRDLIVLTDWLAARLIRLGWVQKLDPSNLPNAYANLSAQFRSPDWDPGRAYSYVWQGISTVIAYNKKALDGVEVKSVSDLLDNPKLKGRVGFLSEMRDSIGMTLLDMGKDPADFTADDYDAAIARLQKAVDKGQIRRFTGNDYTSDLTSGDFAACVAWAGDVVQLKADSPDIDFLIPDSGYVTSTDNLLIPNKARHKTNAERLIDFYYEPKPAAELAAYINYVCPVDGVKAELAKIDEDAANNPLIIPDKAMAAKSHAFRSLSSKEETEFEAKFAKLTGA from the coding sequence ATGGAGCAGTACGAGCCCGACCGCCTGTCCGCGGCCCAAGTGGCCGCCGTGCGGCGCAGTTTCAGGAACGGCAGGGCCGCCCTCACACGGCGGTCCCTGCTGCGCGCCTCCGCGGGCGGGGCGCTCGCGGCCGGCGGACTGGGGACGCTGAGCGCCTGCGGCATCCCGGCGGCCGGCCAGTCGAAGGGCGGCGTCCCGGCAGAGGACCACTCGGCCAAGGAGAAGACGGTGAACTTCTCCAACTGGACCGAGTACATGGACGTCGACGACAGCGAAAAGCACCACCCGACCCTGGATCAGTTCGCACGGCGGACCGGCATCAAGGTCAAGTACACCGAGGACATCAACGACAACAACGAGTTCTTCGGCAAGATCAAGCCGCAGCTCGCCGCGGGCCAGGACACCGGCCGCGACCTGATCGTCCTCACCGACTGGCTGGCCGCCCGCCTCATCCGCCTCGGCTGGGTGCAGAAGCTCGACCCGAGCAACCTGCCCAACGCCTACGCCAACCTGTCGGCCCAGTTCCGCAGCCCCGACTGGGACCCGGGCCGCGCCTACTCGTACGTCTGGCAGGGCATCTCGACCGTCATCGCGTACAACAAGAAGGCCCTCGACGGCGTCGAGGTGAAGTCGGTGTCCGACCTGCTGGACAACCCCAAGCTCAAGGGCCGGGTCGGTTTCCTGTCGGAGATGCGCGACAGCATCGGCATGACGCTGCTCGACATGGGCAAGGACCCGGCCGACTTCACCGCCGACGACTACGACGCGGCCATCGCCCGTCTGCAGAAGGCCGTCGACAAGGGCCAGATCCGCCGCTTCACCGGCAACGACTACACCTCGGACCTGACCAGCGGAGACTTCGCGGCCTGTGTCGCCTGGGCCGGTGACGTCGTCCAGCTCAAGGCGGACAGCCCCGACATCGACTTCCTCATCCCGGACAGCGGCTACGTGACGTCCACCGACAACCTGCTGATCCCCAACAAGGCCCGGCACAAGACCAACGCCGAGCGGCTCATCGACTTCTACTACGAGCCGAAGCCCGCCGCCGAACTCGCCGCGTACATCAACTACGTGTGCCCCGTCGACGGAGTGAAGGCCGAACTCGCGAAGATCGACGAGGACGCGGCGAACAACCCGCTGATCATTCCCGACAAGGCCATGGCCGCCAAGTCCCACGCCTTCCGCTCGCTGAGCTCGAAGGAAGAGACCGAGTTCGAAGCGAAGTTCGCGAAGCTGACGGGGGCGTGA